One region of Caldisericum sp. genomic DNA includes:
- the radA gene encoding DNA repair protein RadA, protein MKKKKSSGYVCSVCGYKSAVPLGKCPQCGSWNSFVEVGDTENSEINVLTLEEHTKESFERIKTGINEFDRVLGGGIVRGSIILIGGEPGIGKSTLILEVLDRIGKLGSVLYVSGEESPTQIMMRAERLGIHNKNIELLTEQDIDIIKEVTLSRKPLLLVVDSIQTVFSKDVEGAQGNINQVKECTRILIEIAKKHGIPVILIGHVTKEGTIAGPKTIEHMVDGVFYIDGTRNDILRLFRGVKNRFGTTNEVGFFEMGEAGLVEVANPSLEFLSGASLKEGSVITSSLEGSLPIFFEVQSLVTPTIFPIPRRVASGIDYNRLLLLIAIIEKRLRIKLGGFDIYVNVVGGFKPDDRTNDLAFALSIVSSYYERKMMEKSVVLGELGLSGEVRPTVGVERMVKQGKSLGFENFILPKFFEGKLKVDGVNLYFVSTIEEAKEIAF, encoded by the coding sequence ATGAAAAAGAAGAAGAGTAGCGGATATGTTTGTTCCGTTTGCGGATATAAGTCGGCAGTCCCGTTGGGGAAATGTCCGCAGTGTGGTTCCTGGAATTCCTTTGTTGAAGTTGGTGATACTGAAAATAGCGAAATAAATGTCCTTACACTTGAAGAACATACAAAAGAATCTTTTGAAAGAATAAAAACAGGCATTAACGAGTTTGATAGGGTCCTTGGCGGTGGTATCGTCAGGGGCTCTATTATTTTAATAGGTGGAGAGCCTGGTATAGGAAAGTCAACTCTTATTCTTGAGGTCCTTGATAGGATTGGAAAATTAGGCTCAGTTCTCTATGTTTCGGGTGAGGAATCTCCAACTCAAATTATGATGAGGGCAGAAAGGCTTGGGATTCACAACAAAAATATCGAACTTCTTACCGAACAGGATATCGATATTATAAAAGAGGTTACCCTTTCGAGGAAGCCCCTTCTTCTTGTTGTCGACTCCATACAGACAGTTTTCTCAAAGGATGTTGAGGGAGCTCAGGGCAACATAAACCAGGTTAAGGAGTGTACCCGTATCCTTATCGAAATTGCAAAAAAGCATGGGATCCCTGTAATCCTTATTGGTCATGTCACCAAAGAAGGGACAATTGCAGGACCAAAGACAATCGAGCATATGGTTGATGGCGTTTTTTACATAGACGGGACAAGAAACGATATTTTAAGGCTTTTTAGAGGCGTTAAGAACCGTTTTGGCACAACAAATGAAGTTGGCTTTTTTGAGATGGGTGAGGCAGGGCTTGTTGAAGTTGCAAACCCTTCTCTTGAATTTTTATCAGGCGCATCGCTCAAGGAAGGTTCTGTTATAACATCGTCATTAGAGGGAAGCCTTCCAATTTTTTTTGAGGTGCAGTCACTTGTAACACCAACTATTTTTCCTATCCCAAGAAGGGTTGCAAGTGGAATTGACTATAACAGACTTTTGCTTCTCATTGCAATTATTGAAAAAAGACTTCGAATAAAACTTGGCGGTTTTGATATCTATGTTAATGTGGTTGGTGGCTTTAAGCCCGACGACAGGACAAATGACCTTGCGTTTGCATTATCAATAGTCTCTTCCTATTACGAAAGGAAAATGATGGAGAAATCAGTTGTGCTCGGTGAATTGGGGCTTTCAGGCGAGGTAAGGCCCACTGTTGGAGTTGAGAGGATGGTAAAGCAAGGCAAGTCTCTTGGCTTTGAAAACTTTATACTCCCAAAATTTTTTGAAGGCAAACTCAAGGTAGACGGAGTGAATTTGTACTTCGTTTCAACAATAGAAGAAGCAAAGGAGATTGCTTTCTAA